A region from the Streptomyces tsukubensis genome encodes:
- a CDS encoding LLM class F420-dependent oxidoreductase, which yields MTFTSDSGKLGRVGVWTILLRAAPGAPALSAEHAETVAELDELGYGTLWVGGSPSLAEVAPVVTAARRIRVATGILSIWQHTAEEVAADTARIEESAPGRFFLGLGVSHEKLTPQYARPYATMVEYLDALDAAPVPVPAERRLLAALGPKMLALSAARAAGAHPYLVTAGQTAEAREILGPDAVLAPDLKVVLEPDLERAREIAREGLALYLQLPNYLRSFERSGFTAADFADGGSDRLLDAVFALGDADRARERIREYLDAGADHVALNVMTADPGTLPRRQWRELAEALELG from the coding sequence ATGACCTTCACTTCGGATTCTGGGAAGCTCGGCCGCGTCGGCGTCTGGACGATACTGCTGCGCGCGGCCCCCGGCGCCCCCGCCCTGTCGGCGGAGCACGCGGAGACCGTCGCCGAACTGGACGAACTGGGTTACGGCACGCTGTGGGTCGGCGGCAGCCCCTCCCTGGCGGAGGTCGCGCCGGTGGTGACCGCCGCGCGCCGGATCCGGGTCGCGACGGGCATCCTGTCGATCTGGCAGCACACCGCGGAGGAGGTCGCCGCGGACACGGCCCGTATCGAGGAGTCCGCGCCGGGCCGGTTCTTCCTGGGACTCGGCGTCAGCCATGAGAAGTTGACCCCACAGTACGCCAGGCCGTACGCGACGATGGTGGAGTACCTCGACGCGCTGGACGCGGCCCCGGTGCCCGTCCCGGCAGAACGGCGGCTGCTGGCCGCGCTGGGTCCGAAGATGCTCGCCCTCTCGGCCGCCCGGGCCGCCGGGGCCCACCCCTATCTGGTCACCGCCGGGCAGACGGCCGAGGCCAGGGAGATCCTGGGCCCGGACGCCGTCCTCGCGCCCGATCTGAAGGTCGTGCTGGAGCCGGACCTGGAGCGGGCACGGGAGATCGCCCGCGAGGGTCTCGCGCTGTATCTGCAACTCCCGAACTACCTCCGCAGCTTCGAACGGTCCGGGTTCACGGCGGCGGACTTCGCGGACGGCGGCAGCGACCGGCTGCTGGACGCGGTCTTCGCTCTGGGCGACGCCGACCGGGCGCGGGAGCGGATCCGGGAGTATCTGGACGCGGGCGCCGACCATGTGGCGCTGAACGTGATGACCGCCGATCCGGGCACCCTGCCGCGGCGGCAGTGGCGCGAACTGGCGGAGGCGCTGGAACTGGGGTGA
- a CDS encoding SDR family oxidoreductase, which produces MSGGRGTGPAARRWSGGRGTGLEGQVVVVTGAARGIGALLARKLSARGARVALVGLEPDGLRDVCARLHTEGAWWYADVTDADAMARVAAEVAERFGRVDAVVANAGVALGGTFADDDPALTAWRRVVEVNLIGSAITCRAFLPALLASRGYFLQIASLAAVVPVPLMTAYCAAKSGVEAFAHSLRAEVGHRGVRVGVGYLSWTDTDMVRGADADEVMRELRQRLPWPANRTYPPGPAVERLVTGIERRSAQVYAQGWLRGTLPVRGVLPALTGLAAGREMRRFEERLRSVRRGLVGAGGAADEAERAPVKRAVADGGSGEGTGRSPGPG; this is translated from the coding sequence ATGAGCGGCGGGCGCGGCACCGGCCCCGCGGCCCGGCGGTGGTCCGGCGGGCGCGGCACCGGCCTCGAAGGGCAGGTCGTGGTCGTCACGGGCGCCGCCCGCGGCATCGGTGCACTGCTGGCCCGTAAGCTCTCCGCGCGCGGTGCCCGCGTCGCCCTCGTCGGCCTGGAACCCGACGGGCTCCGGGACGTCTGCGCCCGGCTGCACACCGAGGGCGCCTGGTGGTACGCGGACGTCACCGACGCCGACGCCATGGCCCGGGTCGCCGCCGAGGTTGCCGAACGGTTCGGAAGGGTCGACGCCGTCGTCGCCAACGCGGGCGTCGCCCTGGGCGGCACCTTTGCCGACGACGATCCCGCGCTCACCGCCTGGCGGCGCGTGGTCGAGGTCAATCTGATCGGCAGCGCGATCACCTGCCGGGCCTTTCTGCCCGCCCTGCTGGCGAGCCGCGGCTACTTCCTCCAGATCGCGTCCCTCGCGGCCGTCGTGCCCGTCCCGCTGATGACCGCGTACTGCGCCGCGAAATCGGGCGTCGAGGCGTTTGCGCACAGCCTGCGCGCGGAGGTGGGCCACCGGGGCGTCCGGGTCGGGGTCGGCTATCTGTCGTGGACCGACACCGATATGGTCCGGGGCGCGGACGCGGACGAGGTGATGCGCGAACTGCGGCAGCGCCTGCCGTGGCCCGCGAACCGCACCTATCCGCCGGGCCCGGCCGTGGAACGCCTCGTCACCGGTATCGAACGCCGCTCGGCCCAGGTGTACGCGCAGGGGTGGCTGCGCGGGACGCTGCCCGTACGAGGGGTCCTCCCGGCGCTCACCGGGCTCGCCGCCGGACGCGAGATGCGGCGGTTCGAGGAGCGGTTGAGGAGCGTGCGGAGGGGGCTGGTCGGCGCGGGCGGAGCCGCCGACGAAGCCGAACGCGCGCCGGTGAAGCGCGCGGTGGCGGACGGTGGATCCGGCGAGGGTACGGGACGGAGCCCGGGCCCGGGCTGA
- a CDS encoding alpha/beta fold hydrolase, which yields MSRNRNHSAPDPARDPRITTAESADGTALHIEIHGPGDAPALVLSHGWTCSTRFWDAQIRALSADFRVVVYDQRGHGRTPMGRVSTGVLADDLEAVLRTVLAPGEQAVVAGHSMGAMTIVAAAGRPALIEHAAALLLCSTAASHLVEECTVLPGRRGGPRTRATRAVLRSPLPLGPVTPLGLPVLRRVALSPAATRAQVAACARIVHACPRIPRAAWAQVLETLDLTESVRVLDLPAVVLVGSADRLTPPVHSHRLAANLPDCRGLVVLDGAGHMTPVERPDDVTAQLRSLVAQFLGPGHPESPAPAATLRREEAPVGDAGEKESTA from the coding sequence ATGAGCAGGAACCGCAACCACTCGGCCCCGGACCCGGCCCGGGACCCCCGGATCACGACGGCCGAATCGGCCGACGGCACCGCCCTCCACATCGAGATCCACGGCCCCGGTGACGCCCCGGCCCTCGTCCTCTCCCACGGCTGGACCTGCTCCACCCGCTTCTGGGACGCCCAGATCCGGGCGCTGTCCGCCGACTTCCGCGTCGTCGTCTACGACCAGCGCGGCCACGGCCGCACCCCCATGGGCCGGGTCTCCACCGGCGTCCTCGCCGACGATCTCGAAGCCGTGCTCCGCACCGTCCTCGCCCCCGGTGAACAGGCCGTCGTCGCCGGGCACTCCATGGGCGCCATGACCATCGTGGCCGCGGCGGGCCGGCCCGCGCTCATCGAGCACGCCGCGGCCCTGCTGCTGTGCAGTACCGCCGCCTCCCATCTCGTCGAGGAGTGCACCGTCCTGCCCGGACGGCGCGGCGGACCGCGGACCCGGGCGACCCGGGCCGTCCTGCGGTCCCCGCTGCCCCTGGGACCGGTCACCCCGCTCGGCCTGCCGGTGCTGCGCCGCGTCGCCCTGAGCCCGGCCGCCACCCGGGCGCAGGTCGCCGCCTGCGCCAGGATCGTGCACGCCTGCCCCCGGATCCCCCGCGCCGCCTGGGCCCAGGTGCTCGAAACCCTGGACCTGACCGAGTCCGTACGGGTGCTCGACCTGCCCGCGGTCGTCCTCGTCGGCAGCGCCGACCGGCTCACTCCGCCCGTGCACTCCCACCGCCTCGCCGCGAACCTGCCCGACTGCCGCGGACTCGTCGTCCTGGACGGCGCCGGGCATATGACACCCGTCGAGCGGCCCGATGATGTCACCGCGCAACTGCGCTCACTGGTGGCGCAGTTCCTGGGCCCCGGCCACCCGGAGAGCCCGGCCCCCGCTGCGACCCTGCGACGGGAAGAGGCCCCGGTCGGGGACGCGGGAGAGAAGGAGAGCACCGCATGA